The following coding sequences lie in one Rutidosis leptorrhynchoides isolate AG116_Rl617_1_P2 chromosome 4, CSIRO_AGI_Rlap_v1, whole genome shotgun sequence genomic window:
- the LOC139842063 gene encoding uncharacterized protein, whose product MDANNGILPLAYGIGAGETTDHWTWFFGNLKDSIQSSGCCIDNLTIISDRAPAIAADISIVFPEVFHTLCARHLLGNLKSVYKRVKSYKWHYWKMCKAYSKSDFDHHYGILSRRIPDSTRTLTIVGLNRWYRHYADRVRYTYLTTNSAESMNALSVHARKLPVTILLEFFRASVQQWFWEHRNTADGLTTPVTLYAERKLGKRNRKSLTWTVKPISQVKCEVMDMKKAVNSIYKIKLAHVNNASFSVYIVDM is encoded by the coding sequence ATGGATGCTAACAATGGAATCCTTCCATTAGCCTATGGTATTGGAGCAGGAGAGACCACCGATCATTGGACATGGTTTTTTGGTAATCTAAAAGACTCTATACAGTCTTCGGGATGTTGTATTGATAATCTTACCATTATATCTGACAGGGCACCTGCAATAGCTGCTGACATATCAATtgtatttccagaagtatttcataCACTATGTGCTAGACATTTGTTGGGAAACCTCAAAAGTGTGTATAAAAGGGTTAAAAGTTACAAGTGGCACTACTGGAAAATGTGCAAAGCGTATAGCAAATCTGATTTTGATCACCACTATGGAATACTATCACGACGTATTCCAGATAGTACACGTACACTCACTATTGTTGGCCTCAACAGATGGTATAGACATTATGCAGACCGTGTTCGGTATACTTACCTGACTACTAATAGTGCAGAGTCCATGAACGCGCTGTCAGTTCATGCGAGGAAACTCCCTGTTACAATACTTCTTGAATTCTTTAGAGCTTCAGTTCAACAATGGTTTTGGGAACATCGAAACACCGCTGATGGATTAACAACACCTGTCACACTATATGCAGAGCGTAAGCTGGGTAAAAGAAATCGTAAGTCTCTTACTTGGACTGTCAAACCGATATCACAAGTTAAGTGTGAGGTAATGGATATGAAAAAGGCGGTAAATTCAATCTACAAGATAAAACTTGCACATGTAAACAATGCCAGTTTTTCGGTCTACATTGTGGACATGTAA